In Anguilla rostrata isolate EN2019 chromosome 1, ASM1855537v3, whole genome shotgun sequence, a genomic segment contains:
- the m6pr gene encoding cation-dependent mannose-6-phosphate receptor: MALFQAIHLTLTSAILLVILAEKGQASDNTKNCKLIEESPNARKVLSKLEPLTNRTFSVPVKSDTDSYTYLFQVCGNAGKIPDGGLVQRNASGKEVLVGKYTAMEVFGGSDWVMLIYKNGMPYSNHCGKEDRKAIIMISCERGVSAGELEVVVEERDKLNNCFYLFELDSSAVCPAIPSHLSVGSVLLIVGFSLLAVYLIGGFLYQRLVVGAKGVEQFPNYTFWREIGNLTADGCDFVCRSRGSREEPPTYRGVATEPLGEGPEERDDHLLPM; encoded by the exons ATGGCTCTATTTCAAGCAATACATCTTACTTTGACCTCAGCCATCTTGCTGGTCATCTTGGCTGAAAAGGGTCAGGCCAGTGACAACACCAAGAACTGCAAGTTAATTGAGGAATCGCCGAATGCAAGAAAAGTTCTCAGCAAATTGGAGCCGCTCACCAACAGAAC ATTTTCCGTGCCAGTCAAGTCAGACACAGACAGCTACACGTACCTGTTCCAGGTGTgtgggaatgctgggaaaataCCAGACGGTGGCTTGGTGCAGAGAAACGCCAGTGGGAAAGAGGTTCTCGTTGGAAAGTACACTGCCATGGAGGTATTTGGTGGTT CTGACTGGGTGATGTTGATCTACAAGAATGGCATGCCTTATTCCAACCACTGTGGCAAGGAGGACAGGAAAGCCATCATCATGATCTCCTGTGAGAGGGGCGTGTCAGCG GGGGAGCTGGAAGTGGTTGTGGAAGAGAGGGACAAGCTCAACAACTGTTTCTATCTGTTTGAGCTGGACTCCAGTGCCGTCTGTCCCGCCATTCCCTCTCATCTGAGCGTCGGCTCAGTGCTGCTTATTGT TGGCTTTTCATTATTGGCTGTGTACTTGATTGGTGGATTCCTGTACCAAAGACTGGTTGTCGGGGCCAAAGGGGTGGAGCAGTTTCCCAACTACACCTTTTGGCGGGAGATTGGCAATCTGACtgct GACGGTTGCGACTTTGTGTGCCGGTCCAGGGGAAGCCGGGAGGAACCACCTACTTACAGGGGTGTGGCTACCGAacccctgggggaggggccagaagAGAGAGACGATCACTTGCTGCCCATGTGA